Proteins from a genomic interval of Rhizobium etli CFN 42:
- a CDS encoding glucan ABC transporter ATP-binding protein/ permease has translation MSLFKVYARALRYLGAYKLRVSLVVIANIVLATITIAEPILFGRIIDAISGKGEVKPILFMWAAFAVFNTVAFVLVSREADRLAHGRRATLLTEAFGRIISMPLAWHHQRGTSNALHTLLRACETLFGLWLEFMRNHLSTVIALALLVPTAMSMDLRLSAVLIVLGIAYWLIGRVVMSRTKDGQASVENHYHTVFSHVSDSISNVSVLHSYNRIEAETKALKSFANRLLEAQYPVLDWWALASALNRMASTIAMMVVLIIGTMLVQSGELRIGDVIAFIGFANLLIARLDLMRQFATQIFEARSKLEDFYTLEDSVRDREEPAGNGEIKNVKGAIEFRDVSFGFGNSSQGLHNVSFSVKAGQTVAIVGPTGAGKTTLVNLLQRVYDPQGGQILVDGTDITKVTRKSLRRHIATVFQDAGLLNRSISDNIRLGREGASEEDMRRAAEAAAAADFIETREDRYDTHVGERGNKLSGGERQRIAIARAILKDAPILVLDEATSALDVETEARVKAAIDNLRQNRTTFIIAHRLSTVREADMVLFLDDGRVVEQGGFDELSHSNGRFAALLRASGILTDEEVRKAHTTEAA, from the coding sequence GTGTCGCTATTCAAGGTCTATGCAAGAGCTCTGCGCTATCTTGGCGCTTACAAGCTCCGCGTATCCCTGGTCGTTATCGCCAACATTGTTCTGGCGACCATCACCATTGCGGAACCGATCCTGTTCGGTCGCATCATCGATGCGATATCGGGCAAGGGTGAAGTCAAACCCATCCTCTTCATGTGGGCTGCCTTCGCCGTGTTCAATACTGTCGCCTTCGTTCTGGTCTCCCGAGAGGCCGACCGGCTCGCCCATGGCCGGCGGGCAACGCTGCTGACGGAAGCTTTCGGACGCATCATTTCCATGCCGCTCGCCTGGCACCATCAGCGCGGCACCTCCAACGCGCTGCATACGCTGCTGCGTGCCTGCGAGACGCTGTTCGGCCTCTGGCTGGAATTCATGCGCAACCACCTGTCGACGGTCATTGCGCTGGCCCTGCTGGTGCCGACCGCAATGTCGATGGACTTGCGCCTCTCCGCCGTGCTGATCGTGCTTGGCATCGCCTATTGGCTGATCGGCCGCGTGGTCATGAGCCGCACCAAGGATGGCCAGGCTTCGGTCGAGAACCACTACCATACCGTCTTTTCGCATGTCAGCGACTCGATCAGCAACGTCTCCGTTCTGCATAGCTACAACCGCATCGAAGCGGAAACCAAGGCGTTGAAGTCCTTCGCCAACCGGCTGCTCGAAGCGCAGTATCCGGTGCTCGACTGGTGGGCGCTCGCCAGCGCGCTGAACCGCATGGCCTCGACCATCGCGATGATGGTGGTTCTGATCATCGGCACGATGCTCGTCCAGTCCGGCGAGCTGCGCATCGGTGATGTCATTGCCTTCATCGGCTTTGCCAACCTGCTGATCGCCCGTCTCGACCTGATGCGTCAATTCGCAACGCAGATCTTCGAGGCCCGCTCCAAGCTCGAGGACTTCTATACGCTCGAAGATTCCGTGCGTGATCGTGAAGAGCCGGCCGGCAATGGCGAGATCAAGAACGTCAAGGGTGCGATTGAATTCCGCGACGTCTCCTTCGGCTTCGGCAACAGTTCGCAGGGCCTGCACAATGTCTCCTTCTCGGTAAAGGCAGGCCAGACGGTTGCCATCGTCGGCCCGACCGGCGCCGGCAAGACGACGCTGGTCAACCTGCTGCAGCGCGTCTACGACCCGCAGGGCGGCCAGATCCTCGTCGACGGCACCGATATCACCAAGGTGACCCGGAAGTCGCTGCGTCGCCATATCGCCACCGTCTTCCAGGATGCGGGCCTGCTGAATCGTTCGATCAGCGACAATATCCGCCTCGGCCGCGAAGGTGCGAGCGAGGAGGACATGCGCCGTGCTGCCGAAGCCGCCGCCGCCGCCGACTTCATCGAGACCCGCGAGGATCGTTACGATACCCATGTCGGCGAACGCGGCAACAAGCTCTCCGGTGGTGAACGTCAGCGCATTGCGATTGCCCGCGCCATTCTCAAGGATGCGCCGATCCTAGTGCTCGATGAAGCGACCTCGGCGCTCGACGTAGAGACTGAAGCCCGCGTCAAGGCCGCGATCGACAATCTGCGGCAGAACCGCACCACCTTCATCATCGCCCACCGCCTCTCGACGGTCCGCGAAGCCGATATGGTGCTCTTCCTCGATGATGGACGTGTCGTCGAGCAGGGCGGCTTCGATGAGCTCAGCCACAGCAACGGCCGCTTCGCCGCGCTGCTGCGCGCCAGCGGCATCCTGACGGACGAAGAAGTCCGCAAGGCCCATACCACCGAAGCCGCCTGA
- a CDS encoding helix-turn-helix transcriptional regulator: protein MNINSLIQLLVILEECPNPDAVVAELEQVLHGSGFEYYGLLRHLQQNPAQQNIELRAAPLAGRWPEQWLQIYAAKKYVRIDPMVRYLAHAQRPFRWRESMAAFDGDAHQRRMEQMMVDAFGHGLEDGYLFPIHGRNGILGSLTLGGKPIDLSPVEIALLEAVARKSFWRLLDLTGEAEALETVLPTETPLTRREMEILHYLAEGMTSMEISKMLKISNHTVDWYMNGLQNKLKAKNRQQAVALAFRHGLIS, encoded by the coding sequence GTGAATATTAATTCTTTAATTCAATTGCTTGTAATTCTGGAAGAGTGCCCAAATCCGGACGCCGTCGTCGCCGAACTCGAGCAGGTCCTCCACGGTTCCGGTTTCGAGTATTACGGTCTGCTGCGACATTTGCAGCAAAACCCGGCGCAGCAGAATATCGAACTGCGCGCCGCGCCGCTTGCCGGCCGCTGGCCGGAACAATGGCTACAGATATATGCCGCAAAAAAATATGTCCGGATCGATCCGATGGTGCGTTATCTCGCGCATGCGCAACGGCCTTTCCGCTGGCGGGAGAGCATGGCAGCCTTCGACGGTGACGCGCATCAGCGCCGCATGGAGCAGATGATGGTCGATGCCTTCGGCCACGGATTGGAGGACGGCTATCTCTTTCCGATTCATGGGCGCAACGGCATTCTCGGCAGCCTCACCCTCGGCGGCAAACCAATCGACTTGTCGCCGGTGGAAATCGCGCTGCTCGAGGCCGTGGCGCGCAAGAGCTTCTGGCGATTGCTCGACCTCACAGGCGAGGCTGAGGCGCTGGAAACGGTGCTGCCGACCGAGACGCCGCTGACGCGGCGCGAGATGGAAATCCTCCACTATCTCGCCGAAGGCATGACGTCGATGGAGATCAGCAAGATGCTGAAGATCTCAAATCATACCGTCGACTGGTACATGAACGGTCTGCAGAACAAGCTGAAGGCGAAAAACAGGCAGCAGGCAGTGGCGCTTGCCTTCCGTCACGGTCTGATAAGCTAG
- the pyc gene encoding pyruvate carboxylase, with protein MPISKILVANRSEIAIRVFRAANELGIKTVAIWAEEDKLALHRFKADESYQVGRGPHLARDLGPIESYLSIDEVIRVAKLSGADAIHPGYGLLSESPEFVDACNKAGIIFIGPKADTMRQLGNKVAARNLAISVGVPVVPATEPLPDDMAEVAKMAAAIGYPVMLKASWGGGGRGMRVIRSEADLAKEVTEAKREAMAAFGKDEVYLEKLVERARHVESQILGDTHGNVVHLFERDCSVQRRNQKVVERAPAPYLSEAQRQELAAYSLKIAGATNYIGAGTVEYLMDADTGKFYFIEVNPRIQVEHTVTEVVTGIDIVKAQIHILDGAAIGTPQSGVPNQEDIRLNGHALQCRVTTEDPEHNFIPDYGRITAYRSASGFGIRLDGGTSYSGAIITRYYDPLLVKVTAWAPNPLEAISRMDRALREFRIRGVATNLTFLEAIIGHPKFRDNSYTTRFIDTTPELFQQVKRQDRATKLLTYLADVTVNGHPEAKDRPKPLENAARPVVPYANGNGVKDGTKQLLDTLGPKKFGEWMRNEKRVLLTDTTMRDGHQSLLATRMRTYDIARIAGTYSHALPNLLSLECWGGATFDVSMRFLTEDPWERLALIREGAPNLLLQMLLRGANGVGYTNYPDNVVKYFVRQAAKGGIDLFRVFDCLNWVENMRVSMDAIAEENKLCEAAICYTGDILNSARPKYDLKYYTNLAVELEKAGAHIIAVKDMAGLLKPAAAKVLFKALREATGLPIHFHTHDTSGIAAATVLAAVEAGVDAVDAAMDALSGNTSQPCLGSIVEALSGSERDPGLDPAWIRRISFYWEAVRNQYAAFESDLKGPASEVYLHEMPGGQFTNLKEQARSLGLETRWHQVAQAYADANQMFGDIVKVTPSSKVVGDMALMMVSQDLTVADVVSPDREVSFPESVVSMLKGDLGQPPSGWPEALQKKALKGEKPYTVRPGSLLKEADLDAERKVIEKKLEREVSDFEFASYLMYPKVFTDFALASDTYGPVSVLPTPAYFYGLADGEELFADIEKGKTLVIVNQAVSATDSQGMVTVFFELNGQPRRIKVPDRAHGATGAAVRRKAEPGNAAHVGAPMPGVISRVFVSSGQAVNAGDVLVSIEAMKMETAIHAEKDGTIAEVLVKAGDQIDAKDLLAVYGG; from the coding sequence TTGCCCATATCCAAGATACTCGTTGCCAATCGCTCTGAAATAGCCATCCGCGTGTTCCGCGCGGCCAACGAGCTTGGAATAAAAACGGTGGCGATCTGGGCGGAAGAGGACAAGCTGGCGCTGCACCGCTTCAAGGCGGACGAGAGTTATCAGGTCGGCCGCGGACCGCATCTTGCCCGCGACCTCGGGCCGATCGAAAGCTATCTGTCGATCGACGAGGTGATCCGCGTCGCCAAGCTTTCCGGTGCCGACGCCATCCATCCGGGCTACGGCCTCTTGTCGGAAAGCCCCGAATTCGTCGATGCCTGCAACAAGGCCGGCATCATCTTCATCGGCCCGAAGGCCGATACGATGCGCCAGCTTGGCAACAAGGTCGCAGCGCGCAACCTGGCGATCTCGGTCGGCGTACCGGTCGTGCCGGCGACCGAGCCACTGCCGGACGATATGGCCGAAGTGGCGAAGATGGCGGCGGCGATCGGCTATCCCGTCATGCTGAAGGCATCCTGGGGCGGCGGCGGTCGCGGCATGCGCGTCATTCGTTCCGAGGCCGACCTCGCCAAGGAAGTGACGGAAGCCAAGCGCGAGGCGATGGCGGCCTTCGGCAAGGACGAGGTCTATCTCGAAAAACTGGTCGAGCGCGCCCGCCACGTCGAAAGCCAGATCCTCGGCGACACCCACGGCAATGTCGTGCATCTCTTCGAGCGCGACTGTTCCGTTCAGCGCCGCAATCAGAAGGTCGTCGAGCGCGCGCCCGCACCCTATCTTTCGGAAGCGCAGCGCCAGGAACTCGCCGCCTATTCGCTGAAGATCGCAGGGGCGACCAACTATATCGGCGCCGGCACCGTCGAATATCTGATGGATGCCGATACCGGCAAATTTTACTTCATCGAAGTCAATCCGCGCATCCAGGTCGAGCACACGGTGACCGAAGTCGTCACCGGCATCGATATCGTCAAGGCGCAGATCCACATCCTGGACGGCGCCGCGATCGGCACGCCGCAATCCGGCGTGCCGAACCAGGAAGACATCCGTCTCAACGGTCACGCCCTGCAGTGCCGCGTGACGACGGAAGATCCGGAGCACAACTTCATTCCGGATTACGGCCGCATCACCGCCTATCGCTCGGCTTCCGGCTTCGGCATCCGGCTTGACGGCGGCACCTCTTATTCCGGCGCCATCATCACCCGCTATTACGATCCGCTGCTCGTCAAGGTCACGGCCTGGGCGCCGAACCCGCTGGAAGCCATTTCCCGCATGGACCGGGCGCTGCGCGAATTCCGCATCCGTGGCGTCGCCACCAACCTGACCTTCCTCGAAGCGATCATCGGCCATCCGAAATTCCGCGACAACAGCTACACCACCCGCTTCATCGACACGACGCCGGAGCTCTTCCAGCAGGTCAAGCGCCAGGACCGCGCGACGAAGCTTCTGACCTATCTCGCCGACGTCACCGTCAATGGCCATCCCGAGGCCAAGGACAGGCCGAAGCCCCTCGAGAATGCCGCCAGGCCGGTGGTGCCCTATGCCAATGGCAACGGGGTGAAGGACGGCACCAAGCAGCTGCTCGATACGCTCGGCCCGAAAAAATTCGGCGAATGGATGCGCAATGAGAAGCGCGTGCTTCTGACCGACACCACGATGCGCGACGGCCACCAGTCGCTGCTCGCAACCCGCATGCGTACCTATGACATCGCCAGGATCGCCGGCACCTATTCGCATGCGCTGCCGAACCTCTTGTCGCTCGAATGCTGGGGCGGCGCCACCTTCGACGTCTCGATGCGCTTCCTCACCGAAGATCCGTGGGAGCGGCTGGCGCTGATCCGAGAGGGGGCGCCGAACCTGCTCCTGCAGATGCTGCTGCGCGGCGCCAATGGCGTCGGTTACACCAACTATCCCGACAATGTCGTCAAATACTTCGTCCGCCAGGCGGCCAAAGGCGGCATCGATCTCTTCCGCGTCTTCGACTGCCTGAACTGGGTCGAGAATATGCGGGTGTCGATGGATGCGATTGCCGAGGAGAACAAGCTCTGCGAGGCGGCGATCTGCTACACCGGCGATATCCTCAATTCCGCCCGCCCGAAATACGACTTGAAATATTACACCAACCTTGCCGTCGAGCTTGAGAAGGCCGGCGCCCATATCATTGCGGTCAAGGATATGGCGGGCCTTCTGAAGCCGGCTGCTGCCAAGGTTCTGTTCAAGGCGCTGCGTGAAGCAACCGGCCTGCCGATCCATTTCCACACGCATGACACCTCGGGCATTGCGGCGGCAACGGTTCTTGCCGCCGTCGAAGCCGGTGTCGATGCCGTCGATGCGGCGATGGATGCGCTCTCCGGCAACACCTCGCAACCCTGTCTCGGCTCGATCGTCGAGGCGCTCTCCGGCTCCGAGCGCGATCCCGGCCTCGATCCGGCATGGATCCGCCGCATCTCCTTCTATTGGGAAGCGGTGCGCAACCAGTATGCCGCCTTCGAAAGCGACCTCAAGGGACCGGCATCGGAAGTCTATCTGCATGAAATGCCGGGCGGCCAGTTCACCAACCTCAAGGAGCAGGCCCGCTCGCTGGGGCTGGAAACCCGCTGGCACCAGGTGGCGCAGGCCTATGCCGACGCCAACCAGATGTTCGGCGATATCGTCAAGGTGACGCCATCCTCCAAGGTCGTCGGCGACATGGCGCTGATGATGGTCTCCCAGGACCTGACCGTCGCCGATGTCGTCAGCCCCGACCGCGAAGTCTCCTTCCCGGAATCGGTCGTCTCGATGCTGAAGGGCGATCTCGGCCAGCCTCCGTCTGGATGGCCGGAAGCGCTGCAGAAGAAAGCATTGAAGGGCGAAAAGCCCTATACGGTGCGCCCCGGCTCGCTGCTCAAGGAAGCCGATCTCGATGCGGAACGCAAAGTCATCGAGAAGAAGCTTGAGCGCGAGGTCAGCGACTTCGAATTCGCTTCCTATCTGATGTATCCGAAGGTCTTCACCGACTTTGCGCTTGCCTCCGATACCTACGGTCCGGTTTCGGTGCTGCCGACGCCCGCCTATTTTTACGGGTTGGCGGACGGCGAGGAGCTGTTCGCCGACATCGAGAAGGGCAAGACGCTCGTCATCGTCAATCAGGCGGTGAGCGCCACCGACAGCCAGGGCATGGTCACTGTCTTCTTCGAGCTCAACGGCCAGCCGCGCCGTATCAAGGTGCCCGATCGGGCCCACGGGGCGACGGGAGCCGCCGTGCGCCGCAAGGCCGAACCCGGCAATGCCGCCCATGTCGGTGCGCCGATGCCGGGCGTCATCAGCCGTGTCTTTGTCTCTTCAGGCCAGGCCGTCAATGCCGGCGACGTGCTCGTCTCCATCGAGGCCATGAAGATGGAAACCGCGATCCATGCGGAAAAGGACGGCACCATTGCCGAAGTGCTGGTCAAGGCCGGCGATCAGATCGATGCCAAGGACCTGCTGGCGGTTTACGGCGGATGA
- a CDS encoding NADPH-dependent FMN reductase gives MSKLKIAVIVGSTRIGRFAEHPAKWIAGLVGQRSDLEVELLDLLDYPMHFFGEERATTAESDTAERWKKKLREFDGYIFTVAEYNHAPTAVLKNAIDLGEFLQKPVAFVGYGGVGGARAVEHLRLIFVEMGAASVKTGVHIAFSEYLSVLKEGKSLGDYPHLNEAAKNQLDQLIWWGNALKAARSVVTSA, from the coding sequence ATGAGCAAATTAAAGATCGCCGTCATTGTCGGCAGCACTCGTATTGGCCGTTTCGCCGAACATCCGGCAAAATGGATCGCCGGGCTCGTCGGCCAACGCTCCGATCTCGAAGTCGAGCTTCTCGATCTTCTCGACTATCCCATGCATTTCTTTGGCGAAGAGCGCGCCACCACGGCGGAAAGCGACACCGCCGAGCGCTGGAAGAAGAAGCTGCGCGAATTTGACGGCTACATATTCACCGTTGCCGAGTACAATCATGCGCCGACGGCGGTTCTGAAGAACGCTATCGATCTCGGCGAGTTCCTCCAGAAGCCGGTCGCCTTCGTCGGTTACGGCGGCGTCGGCGGTGCGCGCGCCGTCGAGCATCTGAGGCTGATCTTTGTGGAAATGGGCGCCGCCTCGGTGAAAACGGGCGTGCACATCGCGTTCAGCGAATATCTGAGCGTACTCAAGGAAGGCAAGAGCCTTGGCGATTACCCGCACCTCAACGAGGCGGCCAAGAACCAGCTCGATCAGCTCATCTGGTGGGGCAATGCGTTGAAGGCAGCGCGTTCTGTCGTCACCTCAGCCTGA
- a CDS encoding amino acid ABC transporter ATP-binding protein: MIELSNIEKRFGDAVILKDISIRIPEGSVTALVGPSGGGKSTLLRCINLLEIPRSGTIRLGEEELSFAPGKRLGWPAIQKIRRQTGMVFQNFQLFPHQTAIENVMEGLVTVLKWPKEKARERAMELLTKVGMAHKTNAWPSTLSGGQQQRVAIARALAPSPRVLLCDEPTSALDPELSAEVVDVLGQLAREGTTMVMATHDLRLASNIANDVVFLEAGTVVETGSAKAIFSAPERERTKRFISTINAAHTYDI, encoded by the coding sequence ATGATCGAGCTTTCCAACATCGAAAAGCGCTTCGGCGATGCCGTCATTCTGAAGGATATCAGCATCCGCATTCCCGAGGGCAGCGTCACCGCGCTCGTCGGGCCGTCCGGCGGTGGCAAGAGCACGCTCTTGCGCTGCATCAACCTGCTTGAGATCCCGAGATCAGGCACGATCCGCCTCGGCGAGGAAGAGCTTTCCTTCGCGCCGGGTAAACGCTTGGGCTGGCCGGCGATCCAGAAAATCCGCCGTCAGACCGGCATGGTCTTCCAGAATTTCCAGCTCTTTCCGCATCAGACTGCGATCGAAAACGTCATGGAAGGTCTGGTCACGGTGCTGAAATGGCCGAAGGAGAAAGCGCGCGAGCGCGCCATGGAACTGCTGACCAAGGTCGGCATGGCGCACAAGACCAATGCCTGGCCTTCGACCTTATCGGGTGGTCAGCAGCAACGTGTGGCAATCGCCCGGGCCCTCGCGCCGTCGCCGCGGGTGCTTCTCTGCGATGAGCCGACCTCGGCGCTCGATCCGGAACTCTCGGCGGAAGTGGTCGATGTGCTGGGTCAGCTTGCCCGCGAAGGCACGACGATGGTCATGGCCACCCATGATCTCCGGCTCGCCTCGAATATCGCCAATGACGTCGTCTTCCTGGAGGCTGGGACCGTGGTGGAAACGGGCAGCGCGAAAGCTATTTTCAGCGCGCCCGAGCGCGAGCGTACCAAGCGCTTCATCTCGACGATCAACGCCGCCCATACATACGACATCTGA
- a CDS encoding amino acid ABC transporter permease, protein MAHWLQLMAESLPSLLWAGLIFTIPLTLLSFTFGLILGLITAIARLFSPAPVAAIARFYVWVIRGTPLLVQLFVIFYGLPSVGILLDAFPAALIGFTLNIGAYSSEIIRAVISSVPKGQWEAAYSIGMSWRQAMSRTILPQAGRVAVPPLSNTFISLVKDTSLAAAITVPELFQAAQRIVATTYEPLILYIEAALIYLVLSSILSQLQVRLERRFARYGGMLEANA, encoded by the coding sequence GTGGCGCACTGGCTCCAATTGATGGCGGAATCGCTTCCCTCGCTCCTCTGGGCGGGATTGATCTTCACCATTCCCCTGACGCTACTTTCCTTCACCTTCGGCCTGATCCTCGGCCTGATCACCGCGATCGCCCGTCTTTTCAGTCCGGCGCCCGTCGCGGCCATCGCCCGCTTCTATGTCTGGGTCATCCGCGGCACGCCGCTGCTCGTCCAGCTCTTCGTGATCTTCTATGGCCTGCCGAGCGTCGGCATCCTGCTCGATGCCTTTCCCGCCGCCTTGATCGGCTTCACCCTGAATATCGGCGCCTACAGTTCCGAGATCATCCGGGCCGTTATCTCCTCCGTGCCCAAGGGCCAATGGGAAGCGGCCTATTCGATCGGCATGAGCTGGCGCCAGGCGATGAGCCGCACCATTCTGCCGCAGGCCGGCCGTGTCGCCGTGCCGCCTCTATCGAACACCTTCATCTCGCTGGTGAAGGATACCTCGCTTGCGGCGGCCATCACCGTGCCGGAACTCTTCCAGGCGGCGCAGCGCATCGTCGCCACCACCTATGAGCCGCTGATCCTCTATATCGAGGCCGCGCTGATCTATCTCGTGCTGAGCTCCATTCTATCGCAGCTGCAGGTGCGGCTGGAGCGCCGCTTCGCGCGTTATGGCGGCATGCTGGAGGCAAACGCATGA
- a CDS encoding amino acid ABC transporter substrate-binding protein produces MNWLKTVAAAALIQAAALLPAHAGENLAAIKSAGVFKIGTEGTYAPFTYHDESGKLVGFDVEIGEAIAAKLGVKAEFVEGKWDGLIAGLDAKRYDTVINQVGITEARKQKYDFSEPYIASKAVLIVREGDDSIKTFADLKGKKSAQSLTSNFGKIATESGAELVGTDGFDQSIQLVLTKRADATINDSLSFLDFKKHKPDAPVKIAAEQENADYSGIIIRKNEPELLAEINKALAEIKADGTYKKIADKYFGQDVSK; encoded by the coding sequence ATGAACTGGTTGAAAACCGTCGCCGCTGCTGCCCTCATTCAGGCTGCTGCCCTCCTGCCCGCTCATGCCGGCGAAAACCTTGCCGCCATCAAATCGGCCGGCGTCTTCAAGATCGGCACCGAAGGCACCTATGCGCCCTTCACCTATCATGACGAAAGCGGCAAGCTCGTCGGCTTCGATGTCGAGATCGGCGAAGCCATCGCCGCAAAGCTCGGCGTCAAAGCCGAATTCGTCGAAGGCAAGTGGGACGGCCTGATCGCCGGTCTCGACGCCAAGCGCTACGACACCGTCATCAACCAGGTCGGCATCACCGAAGCGCGCAAGCAGAAGTACGATTTCTCCGAGCCCTATATAGCCTCCAAGGCCGTGCTGATCGTCCGCGAAGGTGACGACAGCATCAAGACCTTCGCTGATCTCAAAGGCAAGAAATCCGCCCAGTCGCTGACCAGCAACTTCGGCAAGATCGCCACTGAATCCGGCGCCGAACTCGTCGGCACCGACGGTTTCGACCAGTCGATCCAGCTCGTGCTGACCAAGCGCGCCGACGCCACGATCAACGACAGCCTATCCTTCCTCGATTTCAAGAAGCACAAGCCGGACGCGCCGGTGAAGATCGCCGCCGAGCAGGAAAATGCCGATTACTCCGGCATCATCATCCGCAAGAACGAGCCGGAACTTCTTGCCGAAATCAACAAGGCGCTCGCCGAGATCAAGGCCGACGGCACCTACAAGAAGATCGCGGACAAGTATTTCGGCCAGGACGTTTCGAAGTAA
- a CDS encoding DeoR/GlpR family DNA-binding transcription regulator, with protein sequence MQDFLLRERQGVISERLRLNGRVLAAELALEFGVSEDTVRRDLREMAAAGLCERVYGGALPVSPAHGSLTQRIGVAADRKQALARAAAKQIAAGLTVFFDAGSTNLAIANALPAELELTAATNAPAIAAALIDKPAVNVILIGGMVDRQTGGALGAKALRDMEQISPDLCILGACGVDLEAGITAFGFEDAEFKRFATSKSRRVLVAVTSEKFGTAAPHSILPMAHCECLVVEHDADPAVLAGYRQRGCRTVIAGQTN encoded by the coding sequence ATGCAGGATTTTCTGTTGCGAGAGCGCCAAGGGGTGATTTCCGAGCGGCTGCGGCTGAACGGCCGCGTGCTGGCAGCGGAACTTGCGCTCGAATTCGGCGTCTCCGAAGATACGGTGCGGCGTGACCTTCGCGAGATGGCGGCGGCCGGACTCTGCGAGCGGGTCTATGGCGGCGCCTTGCCGGTATCGCCGGCGCATGGAAGCCTGACGCAGCGCATCGGCGTTGCCGCCGACCGGAAGCAGGCACTGGCGCGGGCCGCGGCAAAGCAGATCGCCGCCGGTTTGACGGTGTTCTTCGATGCCGGCAGCACCAATCTCGCGATTGCCAATGCCTTGCCGGCCGAACTCGAACTGACGGCCGCGACCAACGCGCCGGCAATCGCCGCAGCGCTGATCGACAAGCCGGCCGTCAACGTCATCCTGATCGGCGGCATGGTGGATCGGCAGACCGGCGGTGCGCTTGGCGCCAAGGCGCTGCGGGATATGGAACAGATATCACCGGATCTTTGCATTCTCGGCGCCTGCGGCGTCGATCTCGAGGCCGGCATCACCGCGTTCGGCTTCGAGGACGCGGAGTTCAAACGGTTTGCCACGTCGAAAAGCAGAAGAGTTCTGGTGGCCGTGACCTCGGAGAAATTCGGCACCGCTGCCCCCCACAGCATCCTGCCGATGGCGCATTGCGAATGCCTGGTTGTCGAGCACGATGCCGACCCGGCCGTCCTTGCCGGCTACCGCCAGCGCGGCTGCAGGACCGTCATCGCCGGGCAAACGAACTGA
- a CDS encoding MFS transporter: protein MDSHVNASRGARSGFITRKRAAVSLLFLMNGFVVGCWAPKIPDFAERLGLSKFELGLMIIVFGVGSLVMMPIAGAQIAKHGSRVVVRATAVCVLPLLLALTLAPNVITAAVSLFLFGGFIGAMDVAMNANAVSVEKSMRRAIMSSCHAFWSLGGLIGSGLGGIVIAKLGILGHAQLATVLAAIFLAVAWPMILADPPHPDAKKEKTRLPMVPLPWLLGLMALFSMVPEGAVLDWGALYLRQEMDASVALSGLGFAAFSATMATMRFAGDLVRDRLGGVKTLRICTLFAIVGMLLAGLAPDAEIAILGFALCGIGISNMVPIAFSAAGNIPGLKPGIGISVVTTMGYSGMLVAPSLIGFVAEHIGFAIVFMALPVLLLFVLAFSKLAHYADGVSGGGH, encoded by the coding sequence ATGGACAGTCATGTGAATGCATCGCGGGGAGCCCGGAGCGGCTTCATCACCAGAAAAAGGGCGGCGGTTTCACTGCTCTTTCTGATGAACGGCTTCGTCGTCGGCTGCTGGGCACCAAAGATTCCGGATTTTGCCGAGCGTCTCGGGCTCTCCAAGTTCGAGCTCGGGCTTATGATCATCGTCTTCGGTGTCGGCTCGCTGGTCATGATGCCGATCGCCGGCGCGCAGATCGCCAAACATGGCTCGCGTGTCGTCGTTCGGGCAACCGCCGTTTGCGTGCTGCCGCTGCTCCTGGCTCTGACGCTCGCCCCGAATGTGATCACCGCGGCAGTCTCGCTCTTCCTGTTCGGCGGCTTCATCGGCGCCATGGATGTGGCGATGAATGCCAACGCGGTCTCGGTCGAAAAATCGATGCGCCGCGCCATCATGTCCTCCTGCCACGCCTTCTGGAGCCTCGGCGGCTTGATCGGCTCCGGCCTCGGCGGCATCGTGATCGCCAAGCTCGGCATTCTCGGCCACGCCCAGCTGGCGACCGTGCTTGCGGCGATCTTCCTTGCCGTCGCCTGGCCGATGATCCTTGCGGATCCGCCCCATCCCGATGCCAAAAAGGAAAAGACCAGGCTGCCGATGGTACCGCTGCCGTGGCTGCTCGGCTTGATGGCGCTGTTCTCCATGGTGCCGGAAGGCGCGGTTCTGGATTGGGGCGCACTCTACCTCCGGCAGGAAATGGATGCGTCGGTCGCCCTTTCGGGTCTCGGTTTCGCAGCCTTTTCGGCGACCATGGCGACCATGCGCTTTGCCGGCGATCTGGTGCGCGATCGCCTCGGAGGCGTCAAGACGCTACGCATCTGCACGCTCTTTGCCATCGTCGGCATGTTGCTTGCTGGTCTTGCGCCTGACGCCGAGATCGCCATCCTGGGCTTTGCCCTGTGCGGCATCGGTATTTCCAACATGGTGCCGATCGCTTTCTCGGCGGCTGGCAATATTCCCGGCCTCAAACCCGGCATCGGCATCTCCGTCGTCACGACGATGGGTTATTCCGGCATGCTGGTCGCGCCGTCGCTGATCGGTTTCGTTGCTGAACATATCGGTTTTGCCATTGTCTTTATGGCGCTGCCGGTGCTGCTGCTGTTTGTTCTCGCGTTTTCGAAGCTCGCCCATTATGCCGACGGAGTTTCCGGGGGCGGCCACTGA